A genomic window from Corynebacterium fournieri includes:
- a CDS encoding phospholipase C, producing MKLRTRAIAACAAAAATAPFIPGVADAATKTPIEHVVVIYSENISFDHYFATYPNALNKDGETLQGSGKAAPKFEAKPDTPKADNLENADLLGEKNPNSIKPFRIGPGNAVTTDQNHHYGDEQAAYNGGKMDKFPETVSTDIDKYGQDAFATPGMTMGYYDGNTVTGLWNYAQNFALNDNSFSTIFGPSTPGALNLISGTLADATMHDPATGEQQKIKDGENHALAGVSEDGMTATVVGDPDPLFDDCSNKSSAGTNQVTAMHSKNIGDQLNEKDVTWGWFQGGFRPTEEATDNSRARCGAAHKTLSGQDQTDYNPHHQPFQYYASTANPHHLAPSSDEMIGKTDRANHQYDLKDFDTALQQGNLPAVSFLKAANYQDGHAGYSNPLDEQAFITHYINELQNSPQWDSTAVVIAYDDSDGWYDHKAPEILNGSNDPHQDKEICTAAAKKVGVAGDKHGQCGPGTRQPLLVVSPYSKVNHIDSTYTEQTSITKFIQDNWGLGRLGGIAFDERAGELNSMFDFSGAKAPKVFLNETDGTVAKDYASIERVDNTSRETTNLKPVVEGMNNPLVTEKGVPAYTTLAKKDASPAEQQSNSSESSDADGSSKGGIIAAVVLALAIAVGIGSWYMNGMPGVDPKMVENFKLPF from the coding sequence ATGAAGCTCCGCACCCGTGCCATCGCAGCTTGCGCTGCCGCCGCCGCAACAGCCCCGTTTATCCCCGGCGTCGCAGACGCCGCAACCAAGACGCCGATCGAACACGTCGTGGTGATCTATTCGGAGAACATCTCCTTCGATCACTACTTCGCCACCTACCCCAACGCGTTGAACAAGGACGGTGAGACGCTGCAGGGCAGCGGCAAGGCCGCGCCGAAATTTGAGGCGAAGCCGGACACCCCGAAGGCCGACAACCTGGAAAACGCGGACCTGTTGGGCGAGAAGAACCCGAACTCGATCAAGCCGTTCCGCATCGGCCCGGGTAATGCGGTGACCACCGACCAGAACCACCACTACGGTGATGAACAGGCTGCCTACAACGGCGGCAAGATGGATAAGTTCCCGGAGACGGTGTCCACCGACATCGACAAGTACGGCCAAGACGCGTTTGCCACCCCCGGCATGACCATGGGCTACTACGACGGCAACACCGTGACGGGTCTGTGGAACTACGCACAGAACTTTGCGCTGAACGACAACAGCTTCTCCACCATCTTCGGCCCTTCCACTCCGGGTGCGCTGAACCTGATTTCGGGCACCTTGGCCGACGCCACAATGCACGATCCCGCCACCGGCGAGCAGCAGAAGATCAAGGACGGGGAGAACCACGCACTCGCGGGGGTGTCTGAAGACGGCATGACAGCCACCGTGGTGGGCGACCCGGACCCGCTATTCGACGACTGCTCCAACAAGTCCTCGGCAGGCACCAACCAGGTCACGGCGATGCACTCGAAGAACATCGGCGATCAGCTCAATGAAAAGGATGTGACCTGGGGCTGGTTCCAGGGCGGCTTCCGCCCGACTGAGGAAGCCACCGACAACAGCCGTGCTCGCTGCGGCGCGGCGCACAAGACGTTGAGCGGCCAGGATCAAACGGACTACAACCCGCACCACCAGCCGTTCCAGTACTACGCCTCCACCGCGAACCCGCATCACCTCGCCCCGTCGTCGGACGAGATGATCGGCAAGACGGACCGCGCGAACCACCAGTACGACCTGAAGGATTTCGACACCGCGCTTCAGCAGGGCAACCTGCCGGCCGTGTCCTTCCTCAAGGCCGCGAACTACCAGGACGGCCACGCCGGCTACTCCAACCCGCTGGATGAGCAGGCGTTTATCACTCACTACATCAACGAGCTGCAGAACTCCCCGCAGTGGGACTCCACCGCCGTGGTCATCGCGTACGACGACTCCGACGGCTGGTACGACCACAAGGCGCCCGAGATCCTCAACGGCTCCAACGATCCACACCAGGACAAGGAGATCTGCACCGCCGCTGCAAAGAAGGTCGGCGTCGCCGGCGACAAGCACGGCCAGTGCGGACCGGGTACCCGTCAGCCGCTGCTGGTGGTTTCGCCGTACTCCAAGGTCAACCACATCGACTCGACCTACACGGAGCAAACCTCCATCACCAAGTTCATCCAGGACAACTGGGGCTTGGGCCGTCTCGGCGGCATCGCCTTCGACGAGCGCGCCGGCGAGCTGAATTCGATGTTCGACTTCAGCGGCGCGAAGGCGCCGAAAGTGTTCCTCAACGAAACCGACGGCACCGTGGCGAAGGACTACGCCTCCATCGAGCGCGTGGACAACACCTCCCGCGAGACCACCAACCTCAAGCCGGTCGTCGAGGGCATGAACAACCCGCTGGTGACGGAGAAGGGGGTGCCGGCCTACACCACGCTGGCTAAGAAGGACGCCTCCCCGGCCGAGCAGCAGAGCAACTCCTCCGAGTCCAGCGATGCTGATGGTTCCTCCAAGGGCGGCATCATCGCCGCTGTGGTGCTGGCGCTGGCCATCGCGGTCGGCATTGGCAGCTGGTACATGAACGGCATGCCTGGTGTCGACCCGAAGATGGTTGAGAACTTCAAGCTGCCGTTCTAA
- a CDS encoding alpha/beta fold hydrolase gives MGSTVFWPGVNVREHEIEVPVSREDASLGSISVFCRELSVDDNLPALAYFQGGPGKPGPRTLMEWIPEALKRYRVFLIDERGTGRSTKIDRTTPERITADMLAHLRPPDVAADAEAMRQHLGLEQWDLLGNSFGAACAGSYLTYFPEGLRRVHLAGAVPEPEMDVDAFNRQTFQLLAQRQRELFDAIPWMRSRVSEVADHVDNHDERMPTGERLSSTRMKMAGVLLGEDDDFARLANLFEAPFTTSGGEKRLRGDFLAQLGSIISLETMPLWAVIHETVMARPGYAVNWSADRIWREEFADLPLFGNHFFRTHFEEDPALRPFYRAVDEVHQRTDLNAQAIDPADNEVPAAAILYEKDVFIPYELTARSAGKTPNLKVWTHSEWFHDGIWSHGAEVARGLFEMLD, from the coding sequence ATGGGCTCCACAGTTTTCTGGCCTGGCGTAAACGTCAGGGAGCACGAGATCGAGGTGCCGGTGTCCCGTGAGGATGCGTCGCTAGGCAGCATCAGTGTGTTCTGCCGCGAGCTTTCTGTCGACGACAACCTCCCGGCCCTGGCGTACTTCCAGGGTGGACCCGGCAAGCCGGGGCCGCGCACCCTCATGGAGTGGATCCCGGAGGCGCTGAAACGCTACCGGGTGTTCCTCATCGACGAGCGAGGCACCGGCCGCTCCACCAAGATCGACCGCACCACGCCCGAGCGCATCACCGCAGACATGCTCGCGCACCTGCGCCCGCCGGACGTGGCCGCGGATGCAGAGGCCATGCGCCAGCACCTGGGGCTCGAGCAGTGGGATCTGTTGGGCAACTCCTTCGGCGCCGCGTGCGCGGGCTCCTACCTCACCTATTTCCCGGAAGGGCTGCGGCGGGTGCACCTGGCCGGCGCCGTGCCGGAGCCGGAGATGGATGTCGACGCGTTCAACCGCCAGACGTTCCAGTTGCTCGCCCAGCGCCAGCGCGAGCTTTTCGACGCGATCCCGTGGATGCGCTCCCGCGTGAGCGAAGTCGCGGACCACGTGGACAACCACGACGAGCGCATGCCGACGGGGGAGCGCCTGTCATCCACCCGCATGAAGATGGCGGGTGTGCTGCTGGGCGAAGATGACGATTTCGCGCGGCTGGCCAACCTCTTTGAAGCGCCGTTTACCACCAGCGGCGGCGAAAAACGCCTGCGCGGCGACTTCCTGGCGCAGCTGGGCAGCATTATCTCGCTGGAGACCATGCCGCTGTGGGCCGTGATCCACGAAACGGTCATGGCCCGGCCCGGGTATGCCGTGAACTGGTCCGCGGACCGCATCTGGCGCGAGGAGTTCGCCGACCTACCCCTTTTTGGCAACCACTTCTTCCGCACCCACTTCGAGGAGGACCCCGCGCTGCGGCCCTTCTACCGGGCCGTGGATGAGGTGCACCAGCGCACCGACTTAAATGCGCAGGCAATCGACCCTGCGGACAACGAGGTGCCTGCGGCGGCGATCCTGTACGAAAAGGACGTGTTCATCCCGTACGAGCTCACCGCGCGCTCTGCGGGCAAGACCCCGAACCTGAAGGTGTGGACGCACTCGGAGTGGTTCCACGACGGCATCTGGTCGCACGGCGCCGAGGTTGCCCGCGGCCTGTTTGAGATGCTGGACTAG
- the lepA gene encoding translation elongation factor 4, protein MAAKSKNFAEETFTDPARIRNFCIIAHIDHGKSTLADRILQLSHVVDEREMRDQYLDNMDIERERGITIKAQNVRLPWVPSTGEHAGEQMVLQMIDTPGHVDFSYEVARSLDACEGAILLVDAAQGIEAQTLANLYMAIDNDLEIIPVLNKIDLPAADPEKYALEIANIIGCEPEDVLRVSGKTGEGVPELLDKVVDLIPAPTSPSGASATDAPARALIFDSVYDTYRGVVTYVRMMDGKLEPNQKVLMMNTGKTLEILEIGVVSPTMKKTKGLGPGEVGYLITGVKDVRDTRVGDTVTWASKGASEPLEGFEDVKPMVYSGLFPVSQEDFPALRESLEKLQLNDASLTWEPETSVALGFGFRCGFLGLLHMEITRTRLEREFDLDLISTAPSVTYRVVAEDGTEQIVHNPSDWPGGKIPEVYEPIVNMTIIVPQEFVGSTMELCQSKRGQMKNMEYLSEDRVELRYIMPLGEIIFDFFDMLKSRTKGYASLNYEEAGEQLADLVKVDILLQGEPVDAFSAIVHRDSAQWYGNKMTKKLKELIPRQQFEVPVQAAIGSKIIARENIRALRKDVLSKCYGGDISRKRKLLEKQKAGKKRMKNIGSVTVPQEAFVAALSTDGDE, encoded by the coding sequence ATGGCCGCCAAATCGAAAAACTTTGCAGAAGAGACGTTCACGGACCCCGCCCGCATCCGCAACTTCTGCATCATCGCCCACATCGACCACGGCAAGTCCACGCTGGCAGACCGCATCCTGCAGCTGTCCCACGTGGTGGACGAGCGCGAAATGCGCGACCAGTACCTGGACAACATGGACATCGAGCGCGAACGTGGCATCACCATCAAGGCGCAGAACGTGCGCCTGCCGTGGGTGCCGAGCACCGGCGAACACGCCGGCGAGCAGATGGTCCTGCAGATGATCGACACCCCCGGCCACGTGGACTTCTCCTACGAGGTCGCGCGCAGCTTGGACGCGTGCGAGGGAGCGATTTTGCTTGTCGACGCAGCCCAAGGCATCGAGGCGCAAACCCTGGCCAACCTGTATATGGCCATCGACAACGACCTCGAGATCATCCCGGTGCTGAACAAGATCGACCTGCCGGCGGCGGACCCGGAGAAGTACGCCCTGGAGATCGCCAACATCATCGGCTGCGAGCCGGAGGACGTGCTGCGCGTCTCCGGCAAGACGGGCGAGGGCGTGCCGGAGCTTTTGGATAAGGTCGTCGACCTAATTCCGGCGCCCACCTCCCCGTCGGGCGCGTCAGCGACCGATGCTCCCGCACGTGCGCTGATCTTCGACTCGGTCTACGACACCTACCGCGGCGTGGTCACCTACGTGCGCATGATGGACGGCAAGCTCGAGCCGAACCAGAAGGTGCTCATGATGAACACCGGCAAGACCCTGGAGATCCTGGAGATCGGCGTGGTCTCGCCCACGATGAAGAAGACCAAGGGGCTGGGACCGGGCGAGGTGGGCTACCTCATCACCGGTGTCAAAGACGTGCGCGATACCCGCGTGGGCGACACGGTGACGTGGGCTTCCAAGGGTGCTTCGGAGCCCTTGGAAGGTTTTGAGGACGTCAAGCCGATGGTCTACTCGGGCCTGTTCCCGGTCAGCCAGGAGGACTTCCCGGCGCTGCGCGAGTCGCTGGAGAAGCTGCAGCTTAACGACGCATCCCTGACCTGGGAGCCCGAGACCTCCGTGGCACTCGGCTTCGGCTTCCGCTGCGGATTCTTGGGCCTTTTGCACATGGAGATCACCCGCACCCGCCTGGAGCGCGAGTTCGACCTGGACCTGATCTCCACCGCGCCGAGCGTGACCTACCGCGTGGTGGCCGAAGACGGCACCGAGCAGATCGTGCACAACCCCTCCGACTGGCCCGGTGGCAAGATCCCCGAGGTCTACGAACCGATTGTGAACATGACCATCATCGTGCCCCAGGAGTTCGTCGGCTCCACCATGGAGCTGTGCCAGTCCAAGCGCGGGCAGATGAAGAACATGGAATACCTCTCCGAAGACCGCGTGGAGCTGCGCTACATCATGCCGCTCGGCGAGATCATCTTCGACTTCTTCGACATGCTCAAGTCCCGCACGAAGGGCTACGCCTCGCTGAACTACGAGGAGGCCGGCGAGCAGCTCGCCGACCTGGTCAAGGTGGACATCCTGCTGCAGGGCGAGCCGGTGGACGCGTTTTCCGCCATCGTGCACAGGGATTCCGCTCAATGGTACGGCAACAAGATGACCAAAAAGCTCAAGGAACTCATCCCGCGCCAGCAGTTCGAGGTGCCGGTCCAGGCCGCGATCGGTTCCAAGATCATCGCCCGCGAAAACATCCGCGCCCTGCGCAAGGACGTGTTGTCCAAGTGCTACGGCGGCGACATCTCCCGCAAGCGCAAGCTGTTGGAGAAGCAGAAGGCCGGTAAGAAGCGCATGAAGAACATCGGCTCGGTCACCGTGCCGCAGGAGGCGTTCGTCGCCGCGCTGTCCACCGACGGCGACGAGTAG
- a CDS encoding CPBP family intramembrane glutamic endopeptidase, which translates to MLYHRLGLAHRSRPARWWRALIELVVLAALAAALTIGIIVVIGFMAGRSGRDFAQLIEGSVDPLTPLVQVLIIAAMLPAPFLAARISGRDPRALYSTALRLRWSVLSRALLVVGAVYGATVLFDVLRGLPEDATVTPFRLQIVVALIVAVPLQSAAEEFVFRGALPQILGQWRAPAWLAYALPGVLFIAGHTYNWVGLIDIAIFAVCTAVLTWRTGGLEASIALHAISNTVFFVSGAVGLTDPNATDIGVQQMLSASLFTVACTALLLWVLRGVTAQSSLAGEEVSNQRQEQLVTVDTTA; encoded by the coding sequence ATGCTGTACCACCGTTTAGGACTTGCGCACCGCTCCCGCCCCGCAAGGTGGTGGCGAGCGCTGATTGAACTCGTTGTGCTCGCCGCATTAGCCGCCGCGTTGACCATCGGCATCATCGTTGTCATCGGGTTTATGGCCGGTCGCTCCGGGCGCGATTTCGCGCAGCTGATCGAGGGCTCGGTCGACCCGCTGACCCCGCTTGTGCAGGTGCTCATCATCGCCGCGATGCTGCCGGCGCCGTTTCTCGCGGCGCGCATCTCCGGGCGCGACCCGCGGGCGCTGTACAGCACCGCGTTACGGCTGCGCTGGAGTGTCCTGTCGCGTGCGCTTTTAGTCGTCGGTGCGGTCTACGGGGCGACAGTACTTTTCGACGTCCTCCGGGGCCTGCCCGAAGACGCAACCGTCACCCCGTTCCGGCTACAAATCGTGGTGGCCCTCATCGTCGCCGTGCCGTTGCAGTCCGCGGCCGAGGAGTTCGTGTTCCGGGGTGCGCTGCCGCAGATCCTCGGCCAGTGGCGCGCACCCGCCTGGCTCGCCTACGCGCTACCGGGGGTGCTGTTTATCGCCGGGCACACGTACAACTGGGTGGGGCTGATCGACATCGCCATTTTTGCCGTGTGCACCGCAGTGCTGACCTGGCGCACCGGCGGGCTGGAGGCCTCGATCGCACTGCACGCCATTAGCAACACAGTGTTTTTCGTCTCCGGTGCGGTGGGCCTGACGGACCCGAACGCGACCGACATCGGTGTCCAGCAGATGCTGTCTGCTTCCCTATTCACGGTGGCGTGCACCGCACTGTTGCTGTGGGTGTTGCGGGGCGTTACCGCACAGTCGTCGCTGGCGGGCGAAGAAGTTTCTAACCAACGGCAGGAACAGCTTGTCACTGTGGACACGACAGCTTAA
- a CDS encoding type II toxin-antitoxin system PemK/MazF family toxin, with protein MKAFERLKRMARKGERPRTASLDQGLAQLHERVTNQIEHRRNRASRVHVRPTGSVPRYVCYAADMDSVAEAGEVVWVTVPSHPPKERSMLVVGREHTDILGLLISPEEEHADDDRWFEIGPGDWDASGSPCWVRLDKTLVVPEADVHRRGTTVPQRRFERVANTLRERFQWS; from the coding sequence ATGAAGGCGTTCGAGCGGCTGAAGCGCATGGCGCGCAAAGGTGAGCGGCCGCGCACGGCCTCGCTCGACCAAGGACTCGCCCAGCTGCACGAGCGGGTGACCAACCAGATCGAACACCGCCGCAACCGCGCCTCCCGTGTGCACGTGCGCCCCACCGGATCTGTGCCGCGCTACGTGTGCTACGCCGCCGACATGGACAGTGTTGCCGAGGCTGGCGAAGTGGTGTGGGTGACGGTGCCTTCACACCCGCCGAAAGAGCGCTCCATGCTGGTGGTCGGACGCGAGCACACCGACATTTTGGGGCTGCTCATCTCTCCGGAAGAAGAGCACGCGGACGACGACCGCTGGTTCGAAATCGGCCCCGGAGATTGGGACGCCTCAGGCAGCCCGTGCTGGGTGCGCCTAGACAAAACGCTCGTGGTGCCGGAGGCGGACGTGCACCGGCGCGGCACCACGGTGCCGCAGCGCCGCTTCGAGCGGGTTGCCAACACGCTGCGCGAGCGCTTCCAGTGGTCGTAG
- the rpsT gene encoding 30S ribosomal protein S20 → MANIKQQKKRVLTNEKRRMRNKSVRSATRTEIRKFREAVESGDKAAAEAQLRVASRKLDKAVTKGVFHRNSAANKKSNMARALNKMD, encoded by the coding sequence ATGGCTAACATCAAGCAGCAGAAGAAGCGCGTCCTCACCAACGAGAAGCGCCGCATGCGCAACAAGTCCGTCCGCTCCGCCACCCGCACGGAGATCCGCAAGTTCCGCGAGGCTGTGGAGTCCGGCGACAAGGCTGCCGCTGAGGCGCAGCTGCGCGTGGCTTCCCGCAAGCTCGACAAGGCTGTGACCAAGGGCGTGTTCCACCGCAACTCTGCGGCGAACAAGAAGTCCAACATGGCTCGCGCCCTGAACAAGATGGATTAA
- a CDS encoding alpha/beta hydrolase family esterase: protein MKHSRRALAAALATSLSLSLPVAPAEAQQFSSSPEFEALLARYAPGVDPDQVRALGVLAALVASIAIAIPMVKNVAVGSPSREHTHSLQVDGRARTYDVVLPRGFDAEKSYPVVLGFGGWHHTSRNMHDYSNLESQFSDAIVVYGQGVDNAWGGAPYADTSIDEDVAYTKAVLNDVASRYNADTSRTVAVGLSNGGGLVAALACHAPETVRGVASVAGAFYSPTVTGCTSGEVPTMIMHGTNDGVVGYNGGTRHGASFESVEKVARTFARKNDCAMVASKSRSGSITTFDFEHCSAPVRIERVEGGGHTWFDSPSATRQTAQFLRRYL, encoded by the coding sequence GTGAAACACTCCCGCCGCGCGCTCGCAGCTGCGCTTGCCACCTCCCTGTCGTTGTCCTTGCCGGTCGCGCCGGCCGAGGCGCAGCAGTTCAGCTCCTCCCCCGAGTTTGAGGCGCTGTTGGCCCGCTACGCTCCGGGCGTGGACCCGGACCAGGTGCGCGCGCTCGGGGTGCTGGCGGCGTTGGTGGCCAGCATCGCTATCGCGATTCCGATGGTGAAAAACGTCGCCGTCGGCTCACCCAGCCGCGAGCACACCCACTCGCTGCAGGTTGATGGGCGCGCCCGCACCTACGACGTGGTGCTGCCGCGCGGCTTCGACGCCGAGAAGTCCTACCCGGTGGTGCTGGGCTTCGGCGGCTGGCACCACACCTCACGCAACATGCACGACTACTCCAACCTGGAAAGCCAGTTCTCGGACGCGATCGTGGTCTACGGCCAGGGCGTGGACAATGCGTGGGGCGGCGCGCCCTACGCGGACACCAGCATCGACGAGGATGTCGCGTACACAAAAGCCGTGCTGAACGACGTTGCTTCGCGCTATAACGCCGACACCTCCCGCACCGTCGCCGTGGGGCTGTCCAACGGCGGCGGCTTGGTCGCCGCGCTGGCCTGCCACGCCCCGGAGACGGTGCGCGGCGTGGCGTCGGTGGCGGGCGCGTTCTACTCCCCCACCGTCACCGGCTGCACGAGCGGCGAAGTGCCGACGATGATCATGCACGGCACTAACGACGGCGTGGTGGGCTACAACGGAGGTACCCGCCACGGCGCGTCCTTCGAGTCGGTGGAGAAAGTGGCGCGCACCTTCGCCCGCAAAAACGATTGCGCCATGGTGGCGTCAAAGTCGCGCTCCGGCAGCATCACTACCTTCGACTTCGAGCACTGCTCCGCCCCTGTGCGCATCGAGCGCGTCGAGGGCGGCGGCCACACCTGGTTCGACTCGCCTAGCGCGACGCGCCAGACGGCGCAGTTTTTGCGCCGCTACCTCTAG
- a CDS encoding LysE family translocator: protein MIAPGDLAAIVGLNLVGAAAPGPDLVLIMRTATRSRKHAWATNLGIHTGAALWFTLTVFGAAALLHAVPQAVTVIQTVGGGVLIWMGLHNVRGGLRDRHDPPSDLDEAVQRLGSVRAAYRRGVMTNLANPKIVVALTAMIAPLLPANPSLVTALFVIASLWLSSFTLFGLIAQVTSGERLRRKFLRAGPYIDIGAGAFFMVVGAVLIGRGLVGVV, encoded by the coding sequence ATGATCGCGCCGGGCGACCTGGCCGCCATCGTCGGCCTTAACCTTGTCGGCGCCGCGGCACCGGGACCGGACCTGGTGCTGATCATGCGCACCGCCACCCGCTCGCGGAAACATGCCTGGGCCACCAACCTGGGCATCCACACCGGCGCCGCGCTGTGGTTCACACTGACGGTCTTCGGGGCGGCGGCGCTGCTGCACGCGGTGCCGCAGGCCGTGACCGTGATTCAAACCGTCGGCGGCGGGGTACTCATCTGGATGGGGTTGCACAACGTGCGCGGGGGACTGCGCGACCGCCACGACCCGCCCTCAGACTTGGACGAAGCCGTCCAACGCCTCGGCTCTGTCCGCGCCGCCTACCGCCGCGGGGTGATGACCAACCTGGCCAACCCCAAGATCGTGGTGGCGCTGACGGCCATGATCGCCCCGCTGCTGCCAGCCAACCCCTCACTGGTCACCGCGCTGTTCGTGATCGCGTCGCTGTGGCTCAGCTCCTTTACGCTGTTCGGGCTGATCGCCCAGGTCACCTCAGGCGAGCGACTGCGCCGGAAATTCCTGCGAGCCGGCCCCTACATCGACATCGGCGCAGGCGCGTTTTTCATGGTTGTCGGCGCCGTGCTCATCGGGCGCGGGCTGGTCGGCGTGGTCTAG
- the holA gene encoding DNA polymerase III subunit delta, with amino-acid sequence MARMLNPVHLVLGEDDFLAERATKAIVAQAGEGVEVTTLRAGDVSEGEIAMATSPSLFAEDRVVVVKHAELAGKEPTQILLKACVDPAPGITLIIEHTGGGRQKAMVKKFAKVAEVHKADPLKDNERRSWLMEEFRRHGVRPTPDVAAAVLESVGSDLRELASAVSQLVSDTEGELTVESVRAYYVGVAEVAGFDIADQTVAGRADRALASTRRALQLGVSPVSVSAALARKVGDIAKLHGVRGNPDQLARTVGMHPYVAKKTMQVARQWSTDAVSNAVIIVSDLDAEVKGQGGDPEFALENAVRRIAELV; translated from the coding sequence ATGGCGCGCATGCTCAACCCCGTGCACCTGGTGCTCGGCGAGGATGATTTCCTCGCCGAGCGCGCAACCAAAGCCATCGTCGCCCAAGCCGGCGAGGGCGTGGAGGTGACCACCTTGCGCGCCGGCGATGTCTCCGAGGGCGAGATCGCGATGGCCACCAGCCCGTCGCTGTTCGCGGAGGACCGCGTGGTGGTGGTCAAGCACGCGGAACTCGCCGGCAAGGAACCCACACAGATCCTGCTGAAAGCCTGCGTCGACCCAGCACCCGGGATCACCTTGATCATTGAGCACACCGGCGGCGGGCGGCAAAAAGCGATGGTGAAAAAGTTTGCCAAGGTCGCCGAGGTGCACAAGGCAGATCCGCTCAAAGACAACGAGCGCCGCTCCTGGCTGATGGAGGAATTCCGCCGCCACGGCGTGCGCCCCACCCCCGACGTGGCGGCGGCAGTGTTGGAATCGGTCGGCTCGGATTTGCGCGAGCTCGCCTCAGCGGTGAGCCAGCTGGTCAGCGACACCGAGGGCGAGCTCACGGTCGAGTCCGTGCGCGCCTACTACGTGGGCGTGGCGGAGGTCGCCGGCTTCGACATCGCGGACCAGACGGTCGCCGGCCGCGCCGACCGGGCGCTGGCTTCCACCCGCCGGGCGCTGCAGTTGGGCGTGAGCCCGGTGTCCGTCTCTGCGGCGCTGGCCCGCAAAGTCGGCGACATTGCCAAGCTCCACGGTGTCCGCGGCAACCCGGACCAGCTCGCCCGCACGGTGGGCATGCACCCCTATGTGGCGAAAAAGACCATGCAGGTCGCGCGCCAATGGAGCACTGATGCGGTCTCCAACGCCGTGATCATCGTCTCCGACCTCGACGCCGAAGTGAAAGGCCAGGGCGGCGATCCGGAGTTCGCCCTCGAAAACGCGGTGCGGCGCATCGCGGAGCTCGTATGA